The uncultured Desulfobulbus sp. genome window below encodes:
- a CDS encoding branched-chain amino acid ABC transporter permease LivH (LivHMGF is the membrane component of the LIV-I/LS branched-chain amino acid transporter), protein MEYFIELTFSGLTRGSIYALIALGYTMVYGIIGLINFAHGEIYMIGAFTALIASSVFTFLGLPLPAVLILTTLAAVIWASAYGFTIERIAYRPLRDAPRLSPLISAIGMSIFLQNYVQLAQTADYLPFPALIPEFDFLEPYAAIVGSSDLVILVVSAAVMLALMLLIKFTRTGKAMRATAQDQKMALLLGINVDRIISITFILGSGLAALGGLLIASHIGQINLYIGFIAGIKAFTAAVLGGIGSIPGAVLGSYILGLTEAFATGYVSSDYEDVFAFSLLVLILIFRPAGLLGKASIEKV, encoded by the coding sequence ATGGAATACTTTATAGAACTCACTTTCAGCGGTCTGACCCGTGGATCCATTTATGCGTTGATAGCCTTAGGCTACACCATGGTCTACGGAATTATTGGCCTGATCAACTTTGCCCATGGCGAGATTTATATGATCGGTGCCTTTACAGCCCTCATTGCCTCGTCGGTTTTTACCTTTTTGGGGCTCCCCCTGCCGGCGGTTCTGATTCTGACCACGTTAGCCGCTGTCATCTGGGCCTCAGCCTATGGTTTTACCATTGAACGCATTGCCTACCGCCCCCTGCGCGATGCGCCACGCCTTTCGCCGCTTATCTCAGCCATTGGCATGTCGATTTTTCTGCAAAACTATGTGCAACTTGCCCAAACCGCTGATTACCTCCCCTTCCCTGCCCTCATCCCGGAATTTGACTTTCTTGAACCCTACGCTGCAATCGTAGGCTCAAGTGATCTGGTGATCCTGGTTGTCTCTGCAGCGGTCATGCTCGCTCTGATGCTGCTGATAAAATTTACCCGAACCGGCAAGGCAATGCGGGCCACAGCTCAGGACCAAAAGATGGCACTGCTGCTTGGTATTAATGTGGATCGGATCATCTCCATTACCTTCATACTAGGAAGCGGACTGGCGGCCCTTGGCGGTTTGCTCATTGCCTCACATATCGGACAGATCAACCTCTATATTGGTTTTATTGCCGGTATCAAGGCTTTTACCGCCGCTGTTCTTGGAGGAATAGGCTCTATACCTGGTGCGGTCCTGGGAAGTTACATCCTTGGACTCACCGAAGCCTTTGCCACAGGGTATGTCAGCAGTGATTATGAAGATGTTTTTGCCTTTTCCCTGCTGGTACTGATCCTGATTTTCAGACCTGCGGGTCTTTTGGGCAAGGCAAGTATCGAGAAGGTTTAA
- a CDS encoding branched-chain amino acid ABC transporter permease: MITAKDFRQALITGLWFMFLTFPLLVIKVNTIEDTIDWRWNNMLFIGGFSFAVSLIFRVGKRLLKNKQVANGKAQVIPQKSKLVSLLKTPKVYLPLICCVVLFFIIFPTLFSTYQTTIMTTALMYVVLGLGLNIVVGVAGLLDLGYVAFYAVGAYSYALLNLHFGLGFWTVLPVAGLLAALFGILLGFPVLRLRGDYLAIVTLGFGEIIRLVLENWSEFSQGPAGISNIPRPGLLGLELSLDQSIIYTYYLMMLMVAFTIFVVNRLQNSRIGRAWFALREDDIACQAMGIDKTRTKLTAFALGAFWAGMAGVFFAAQNTYVSPKSFTFLESAIILCVVVLGGMGSIIGVILGAFILILLPEYMRAFSDYRMLVFGATLVLMMIFRPLGIISTVRRTYTLKR; this comes from the coding sequence ATGATTACAGCCAAAGATTTTCGGCAGGCCCTCATCACGGGCCTCTGGTTCATGTTTCTCACCTTTCCCTTGCTGGTGATCAAAGTCAATACCATCGAAGACACCATAGACTGGCGGTGGAACAACATGCTTTTTATCGGCGGATTCAGCTTCGCTGTTTCCCTGATTTTTCGAGTGGGCAAACGACTTCTCAAAAACAAACAGGTCGCTAACGGTAAAGCTCAAGTAATCCCACAGAAATCTAAGCTCGTTTCTCTGCTCAAGACACCCAAAGTCTACCTGCCCCTTATTTGTTGTGTTGTCCTCTTTTTTATTATCTTTCCCACGCTCTTTTCCACCTACCAGACGACCATCATGACCACAGCGCTCATGTACGTGGTCCTTGGTTTGGGGCTCAACATTGTTGTTGGCGTGGCAGGCCTGCTGGATCTTGGCTACGTAGCCTTTTATGCTGTTGGCGCCTATTCGTATGCCTTGCTCAACCTGCATTTTGGTCTTGGCTTCTGGACGGTTTTACCCGTTGCCGGGCTCTTGGCGGCCTTGTTTGGTATACTTTTGGGCTTTCCGGTCCTGCGTCTTCGAGGTGATTATCTGGCCATTGTCACTCTGGGCTTTGGAGAAATCATTCGTCTGGTGCTTGAAAACTGGAGTGAGTTTTCCCAGGGCCCTGCTGGTATTTCCAATATTCCCCGTCCTGGCCTCCTTGGTCTGGAGCTCAGCCTGGATCAATCAATCATCTATACCTACTACTTGATGATGCTCATGGTGGCCTTTACCATCTTCGTGGTCAATCGCCTGCAGAACTCACGCATTGGTCGCGCCTGGTTTGCTTTGCGGGAAGACGATATTGCCTGCCAGGCAATGGGAATTGATAAAACCCGCACCAAACTCACCGCTTTTGCCCTTGGTGCCTTCTGGGCCGGTATGGCCGGGGTCTTTTTTGCGGCCCAAAACACCTACGTCAGCCCCAAAAGTTTCACATTCCTCGAATCAGCCATCATTCTCTGCGTGGTGGTTCTTGGCGGTATGGGTTCTATTATTGGGGTTATACTTGGTGCTTTCATTCTGATTCTTTTGCCCGAATATATGCGTGCCTTCTCCGATTATCGCATGTTGGTTTTTGGAGCCACGTTAGTCCTGATGATGATATTCAGACCCCTGGGAATCATCAGCACCGTGCGCCGAACCTACACACTCAAACGCTAA
- a CDS encoding ABC transporter ATP-binding protein, with amino-acid sequence MEPLLSVQGLTMDFGGIRALDQVDLRIHPGEIVALIGPNGAGKTTFFNCLTGIYTPTGGDILLNRQGKTGKRLNGLKPNKVTELGLARTFQNIRLFQNMSVLENVMIGRHCRSHAKILGAIFRNPATLREEKDIVGTSFALLERIGLADQANTFAKNLPYGAQRRLEIARALATNPTLLLLDEPAAGMNPQETLELNELIFSIKADGLSILLIEHDMKMVMTLSDHIFVMDYGQKIAEGTPDEVRYNPAVIKAYLGEENVHA; translated from the coding sequence ATGGAACCACTACTCTCTGTTCAAGGCCTGACCATGGATTTTGGCGGCATTCGTGCCCTGGATCAGGTTGACCTGCGCATCCATCCCGGTGAAATTGTGGCATTGATCGGCCCCAACGGGGCGGGTAAAACCACTTTTTTCAACTGTCTTACCGGCATATACACTCCAACCGGGGGGGATATTCTTCTCAACCGCCAGGGGAAAACAGGTAAACGGCTCAACGGCCTCAAACCCAATAAAGTAACCGAACTCGGCCTGGCACGAACCTTTCAAAACATTCGCCTTTTTCAGAATATGAGTGTTTTGGAAAATGTGATGATTGGTCGTCATTGCCGAAGTCATGCCAAAATATTGGGGGCTATCTTTCGCAACCCCGCCACGCTGCGCGAAGAAAAGGATATTGTTGGCACAAGCTTTGCTTTATTGGAACGAATCGGGTTGGCAGATCAGGCAAACACCTTTGCCAAAAACCTGCCCTATGGGGCGCAACGGCGTCTGGAAATCGCAAGAGCCCTTGCAACAAATCCAACGCTGTTACTCCTTGACGAACCTGCGGCTGGTATGAACCCCCAGGAGACCCTTGAGCTCAACGAGCTCATTTTTTCTATCAAGGCGGACGGGCTTTCCATTTTGCTGATCGAACATGACATGAAGATGGTCATGACCTTATCAGATCATATCTTTGTCATGGATTACGGCCAAAAAATTGCCGAAGGCACCCCCGATGAGGTGCGCTACAATCCGGCTGTGATTAAGGCCTACCTGGGAGAGGAGAACGTCCATGCTTGA
- a CDS encoding ABC transporter ATP-binding protein, with protein sequence MLEINNIDVFYGNIQALHGVSLSVNQGEIITLIGANGAGKSTTLMAISGIVPPRSGSICFEGHEISGMAPDEIVKLGLCQVPEGRHIFPELSVAENLDMGAFLRHDSKGITQDLDYIYALFPILAKRRHQPGGNLSGGEQQMLAISRALMSRPRLLLLDEPSMGLAPLVTKQIFDIIRTINKEQHTTIFLVEQNANLALQTAHRGYVLENGHMVMQDQAATLLSDTAIQKAYLGI encoded by the coding sequence ATGCTTGAAATCAACAACATAGACGTCTTCTACGGGAACATTCAGGCCCTGCACGGGGTGAGTTTGAGCGTCAATCAAGGAGAAATCATCACCCTGATCGGTGCCAACGGGGCGGGGAAATCCACCACGCTGATGGCTATCAGCGGCATTGTCCCTCCACGCAGTGGTTCGATTTGCTTTGAAGGGCATGAAATCAGTGGAATGGCCCCGGATGAGATTGTCAAACTTGGCCTTTGCCAGGTACCCGAGGGACGGCATATATTTCCGGAACTCAGCGTTGCTGAGAATCTTGATATGGGGGCCTTTCTCAGGCATGACAGTAAAGGAATAACTCAAGATCTTGATTACATCTACGCCTTGTTTCCTATTCTTGCTAAACGTCGCCATCAACCTGGTGGCAACCTTTCCGGAGGCGAGCAGCAGATGCTTGCCATCAGTCGTGCGCTCATGTCGCGCCCCCGGCTCCTGCTCCTGGATGAACCCTCCATGGGGCTTGCGCCTTTGGTTACCAAACAGATTTTTGATATTATTCGTACAATCAACAAAGAACAACACACGACCATCTTTCTTGTCGAACAGAATGCCAACCTTGCCTTACAGACAGCGCATCGGGGCTATGTTCTGGAAAACGGACACATGGTCATGCAGGATCAGGCGGCAACGCTCTTAAGCGATACCGCTATTCAAAAAGCGTATCTCGGTATTTAA
- a CDS encoding Gfo/Idh/MocA family oxidoreductase, with product MSTKIKVGVIGVGYLGRFHAQKYAAMEHVELVGVADASGDRAQEIAAEVGTQGYSDYRELLPKVDAVSIAVPTSLHHEVARACLEAKVDVMLEKPITTTLEEADDLIRLAKENKCLLQVGHLERFNPAVIATKPMLTHPLFIEAHRIAVFKDRGTDVDVVLDLMIHDIDIVFSIVNSPLKSIVTAGSPVVTKHTDIANARLIFENGCTANITVSRISMENMRRMRIFQPGQYLSVDFGKKEVMSVRLKQGAPGMTPIPQIEKAGFQDQDALELELRDFIDHVSDRSLPMVTGEQGRRALDVALKVVAQIKENRKQVEEILINEGKTDLLAYLGQA from the coding sequence ATGAGTACAAAAATTAAGGTTGGAGTTATTGGAGTTGGCTATCTTGGACGTTTCCATGCCCAGAAATATGCGGCGATGGAACATGTCGAACTCGTCGGTGTGGCTGATGCCAGCGGCGATCGCGCCCAGGAGATAGCAGCGGAAGTTGGCACCCAGGGGTACAGCGATTATCGTGAATTACTGCCCAAGGTAGATGCGGTTTCCATTGCGGTGCCCACCAGTCTCCACCATGAGGTCGCCCGGGCCTGTCTTGAGGCCAAGGTTGATGTCATGCTCGAAAAACCAATCACCACCACCCTGGAAGAAGCCGACGATTTGATCCGGTTGGCTAAAGAAAACAAATGTTTACTCCAGGTTGGCCATTTAGAACGCTTTAACCCCGCGGTCATCGCCACCAAGCCCATGCTGACCCACCCCCTCTTTATTGAGGCACATCGTATTGCCGTATTCAAAGATCGGGGAACGGATGTAGATGTAGTGCTTGACCTGATGATTCACGACATTGATATCGTTTTCTCCATCGTTAACTCGCCTCTTAAATCCATTGTAACCGCCGGATCGCCGGTTGTGACGAAACACACAGATATTGCCAACGCGCGCCTTATTTTTGAAAATGGCTGCACCGCCAATATCACCGTAAGCCGCATCTCCATGGAGAATATGCGACGCATGCGCATCTTCCAGCCAGGGCAGTACCTCTCGGTGGACTTTGGCAAGAAAGAGGTCATGTCGGTTCGTTTGAAGCAGGGCGCACCGGGGATGACTCCCATTCCTCAAATTGAAAAAGCCGGATTTCAAGATCAAGATGCCCTTGAGCTTGAGCTGCGCGATTTTATCGACCATGTCTCTGATCGGAGCCTTCCCATGGTGACAGGCGAGCAGGGGCGGCGTGCTTTGGATGTGGCGCTGAAGGTTGTGGCGCAGATCAAAGAAAACCGCAAACAGGTGGAAGAGATTCTGATCAATGAGGGCAAGACTGATCTGCTTGCCTATCTGGGACAGGCCTGA
- the lpxB gene encoding lipid-A-disaccharide synthase, which produces MESNQEIMIVAGEASGDMHGANLLRAMREISPGLHCSGMGGPALVEAGMELLWDAASIAVVGAFEVIAHLGDILTARKTLLQRMREHRPALLILIDYPDFNLLLARQAKKLGIPVLYYISPQIWAWRKRRVHSIARLTDRVAVILPFEQDFYKQYGYEVDFVGHPLMDTVKPQKDEATFRRELGVDDKAPLVGLLPGSRRKEIATLLPIFLQAAKRLAEQNPNLTFLLPKAPTINRELLDAHGLAQAQKELDIRLITEDRYTMMSACQATMAASGTVLLELAILGVPTVATYRVSPMTYRLGRLLIRGIKYFSLVNLIGERAIIPELLQDEVTPQRIAQEMAPLLEESAQRNLMLDGFNDVKTRLGGPGASERAAMVALELLDTHRS; this is translated from the coding sequence ATGGAGTCCAATCAGGAAATCATGATAGTGGCAGGAGAGGCCTCGGGCGATATGCACGGGGCCAATCTGCTTCGGGCCATGCGGGAGATCTCGCCTGGGTTGCATTGTTCAGGCATGGGAGGCCCCGCTCTGGTGGAGGCTGGCATGGAGCTGCTTTGGGATGCAGCCTCCATTGCGGTGGTCGGTGCTTTTGAGGTAATCGCCCACCTGGGAGACATTCTCACTGCTCGCAAAACGCTGCTTCAACGCATGCGTGAGCATCGCCCAGCTCTCCTGATCCTGATCGACTATCCGGATTTCAACCTCCTGCTTGCCCGCCAGGCGAAAAAGCTGGGCATACCGGTTCTCTATTACATCAGCCCTCAGATTTGGGCCTGGCGTAAGCGAAGGGTCCACTCCATCGCCCGACTCACCGACCGTGTTGCGGTGATCCTTCCCTTTGAGCAGGATTTTTACAAACAGTACGGCTACGAGGTCGACTTTGTCGGTCATCCGCTGATGGACACGGTCAAGCCGCAGAAAGATGAAGCAACCTTTCGCCGGGAACTGGGTGTGGATGACAAGGCTCCCCTGGTTGGCCTGTTGCCGGGAAGTAGAAGGAAGGAAATCGCCACCCTGCTGCCTATTTTTCTCCAGGCGGCAAAACGACTTGCAGAGCAGAACCCGAACCTTACTTTTCTTCTGCCCAAGGCCCCGACCATTAATCGGGAACTGCTCGATGCGCATGGCCTGGCTCAGGCACAAAAAGAACTCGATATACGTCTGATTACTGAAGATCGTTACACGATGATGAGCGCCTGCCAAGCGACAATGGCCGCCTCGGGGACGGTGCTCCTTGAGTTAGCCATACTCGGGGTCCCCACGGTGGCAACCTACCGAGTTTCCCCAATGACCTACCGACTAGGCCGTTTACTTATACGGGGAATCAAATATTTTTCTCTAGTCAACCTGATTGGTGAGCGTGCAATCATCCCGGAGCTGCTTCAGGACGAAGTGACGCCACAACGAATTGCCCAGGAGATGGCCCCCTTGCTTGAAGAATCAGCTCAGCGCAACCTGATGCTCGATGGTTTTAACGATGTGAAAACGCGCCTGGGAGGCCCTGGAGCGTCAGAGCGGGCAGCAATGGTAGCGCTTGAGCTGCTCGACACCCACCGTTCCTGA
- a CDS encoding DUF1643 domain-containing protein yields MSTYATAAIGSAAPLPDPSVDPLIVERTVFNKDRTHRFTLFRYWGDPEDYACGISMNPSGAAEDVGDPTVDGMVRRAREYWGVGAYYQLNAMSLRGTYSKDLAKKATVNLPENDVWIRRIAAKARIVVVSWGNLGHTSGRGPEIEQILREVCEPGQVVCFGKNKNGSPVHPLYQKLEAPLFPYF; encoded by the coding sequence ATGTCTACGTATGCTACCGCCGCCATCGGCTCTGCGGCCCCCTTACCTGATCCTTCGGTTGATCCTCTTATTGTCGAACGGACAGTTTTTAATAAAGACAGAACCCACCGTTTTACCCTGTTTCGCTATTGGGGAGATCCGGAAGATTACGCCTGCGGTATAAGTATGAACCCCTCTGGCGCAGCGGAGGATGTGGGTGACCCTACCGTTGATGGCATGGTTCGCCGAGCCAGGGAATACTGGGGAGTTGGTGCATATTATCAGCTTAATGCCATGTCCCTGCGCGGTACCTATTCTAAAGATCTGGCAAAGAAAGCGACAGTTAATCTTCCGGAAAACGATGTTTGGATTCGCCGGATTGCAGCCAAAGCAAGGATAGTCGTCGTCAGCTGGGGGAACCTGGGCCACACCTCAGGGCGCGGCCCTGAAATTGAACAGATACTTCGTGAAGTCTGTGAGCCGGGTCAAGTGGTCTGTTTCGGCAAAAACAAAAATGGCTCCCCTGTGCACCCACTCTATCAGAAGCTTGAGGCACCGTTATTCCCCTATTTTTAA
- a CDS encoding DUF3047 domain-containing protein: MMKKYCYKLWQPLVLIFFLCGLTPFRLSAAPPSIFLEENFSSLERWAPLYFPNIDRYSTYTVGPCGDTTCLRMASDNSASGLVLKESFNVYQYPLITWRWKVSNIYKKGDASKKEGDDYPARLYILFAYDEEAASFGKQLKYNMAKLIYGQYPPDSSISYIWANKPTTLPFIFNAYTDQARMIAVSSGKDKVNTWQEYSVNIVEDYMTAFGKKPPATASLAVMCDSDNTHESAQAVIEYIRIERKK, encoded by the coding sequence ATGATGAAAAAATACTGCTACAAATTGTGGCAACCTCTTGTGCTGATTTTCTTTTTGTGTGGGCTTACTCCTTTTCGACTTTCCGCTGCCCCCCCTTCCATTTTTCTCGAAGAAAATTTTTCCAGTCTTGAGCGCTGGGCCCCTCTCTACTTTCCTAATATCGATCGTTACTCAACTTATACCGTCGGGCCCTGCGGTGACACCACCTGCCTCAGGATGGCCAGTGATAACTCTGCCTCAGGATTGGTGCTCAAAGAAAGCTTTAACGTTTACCAATATCCCCTCATCACCTGGCGCTGGAAGGTCAGCAACATCTACAAAAAAGGTGACGCATCAAAAAAGGAGGGAGATGACTACCCAGCCCGACTTTACATCCTTTTTGCCTATGATGAGGAGGCTGCATCCTTCGGCAAACAGCTCAAATACAACATGGCAAAGCTGATCTATGGTCAATATCCTCCAGACAGCTCCATTAGTTACATTTGGGCCAACAAACCTACCACTCTCCCCTTCATCTTTAACGCATATACCGATCAAGCGCGTATGATCGCGGTGAGCTCAGGAAAAGACAAGGTGAATACCTGGCAGGAATACTCGGTCAATATTGTGGAAGATTACATGACGGCTTTTGGTAAAAAACCACCGGCAACAGCAAGCCTTGCGGTTATGTGTGATTCTGACAACACTCATGAATCAGCTCAAGCCGTGATAGAATATATTCGTATTGAGAGAAAAAAGTGA
- a CDS encoding Smr/MutS family protein yields MNDWSDGEENEEIPVVLPIDGVLDLHAFSPKDVKTLVPEYLSECQRLGIVQVRIIHGKGTGTLRRTVHTLLERIETVAAYRLGDDTAGGWGATLVTLRGEASSP; encoded by the coding sequence GTGAACGATTGGAGTGATGGTGAAGAAAACGAAGAGATCCCGGTTGTCCTTCCCATTGATGGCGTCCTTGACCTGCACGCCTTCTCCCCCAAGGATGTCAAAACCCTGGTACCAGAATATCTTTCTGAATGTCAGCGTTTGGGAATAGTACAGGTGCGGATTATCCACGGCAAGGGCACCGGCACACTGCGGCGCACGGTGCATACCTTGCTGGAAAGAATAGAAACAGTTGCAGCTTATCGTCTGGGAGACGATACCGCAGGTGGGTGGGGGGCTACGCTGGTTACCCTTCGGGGGGAGGCGTCGTCTCCATAG
- a CDS encoding DUF493 domain-containing protein has translation MNCMDGCKPDITYPCQWQYKLIGEERTAILAVIEQTVDIARCQVTEGNASSSGKYLSLNLEIEVISEAERLRLYEVFSNHSAIRVVL, from the coding sequence ATGAATTGTATGGACGGGTGCAAACCCGATATTACCTACCCCTGTCAGTGGCAGTATAAACTGATTGGCGAGGAGCGTACCGCCATACTTGCGGTGATCGAACAGACGGTGGATATTGCGCGATGCCAGGTTACTGAAGGTAACGCCAGCTCAAGCGGAAAGTACTTAAGCCTCAATCTGGAGATTGAGGTCATCAGTGAGGCAGAGCGTCTCCGTCTCTATGAAGTTTTTTCTAATCATTCGGCAATACGAGTAGTTTTATGA
- a CDS encoding GGDEF domain-containing protein: MRHQILVVNSHLQRSELPPEYSIKFDIVAAADGKEGLARLALSSKWAAVLVATQLDDMTGQAFLSQAVTLTQAVTLLLVPEDQLLANLQWANCRSIFRVVPESTPGDVLARILLDAAHQYILIHQEEDLWERMSQLSLVDPLTGCYSRLTLEDQLRKELKRSQRYGHHLSVILCDIDGLKGVNESFGHRIGDHILTGFANIAMQQIRRDIDTITRWGEDEFLIVLPETTLRGAGKVAHRLQEQLTQKGSFQDGHQVSCTASFGVAGFTPDHSSRNAQIEDLLLIASRCLMQAKSAGGNQVLCCP, encoded by the coding sequence ATGCGTCATCAGATTTTAGTTGTGAACAGCCATTTGCAGCGGTCCGAGCTGCCACCGGAGTATTCTATAAAATTTGACATTGTAGCTGCAGCAGACGGTAAAGAGGGGCTGGCACGGCTTGCCCTTTCGTCCAAATGGGCAGCTGTTCTTGTGGCGACTCAACTTGACGATATGACAGGTCAAGCCTTCCTCAGTCAGGCGGTCACACTCACCCAAGCTGTCACCCTGCTCCTCGTTCCTGAAGATCAACTGCTTGCCAACCTGCAGTGGGCCAACTGTCGTTCTATCTTTCGCGTGGTCCCGGAAAGTACCCCCGGTGATGTGCTGGCACGAATTTTACTGGATGCAGCCCACCAGTACATCTTGATTCACCAAGAGGAAGATCTGTGGGAACGCATGAGTCAGTTGAGCCTGGTAGACCCTCTCACCGGTTGCTATTCACGCCTGACCCTGGAAGATCAGCTACGAAAAGAACTGAAGCGCTCCCAGCGTTATGGTCACCACCTCTCCGTCATCCTCTGTGATATTGACGGACTCAAGGGCGTTAACGAATCCTTTGGCCACCGTATTGGCGATCATATTCTCACTGGCTTTGCCAACATTGCCATGCAACAAATTCGCCGGGATATTGACACCATCACCCGCTGGGGTGAGGATGAATTCCTGATTGTCCTTCCTGAAACTACTCTCCGCGGAGCAGGAAAGGTCGCTCACCGCCTTCAGGAACAGCTTACCCAAAAAGGCAGCTTTCAGGACGGACATCAGGTAAGCTGTACCGCAAGCTTCGGAGTTGCTGGCTTTACGCCAGATCACTCGAGTCGTAATGCCCAGATAGAAGACCTGCTACTGATAGCAAGCCGTTGCCTTATGCAGGCAAAATCGGCTGGCGGAAATCAGGTCCTTTGTTGCCCATGA
- a CDS encoding YaaA family protein, with product MILFTSSKGQDYSPLTVVCPRSEPIFQEKAFQLNKLLASLPPGQLKKLMGISDALCQETVQKIAAFATASRKPALFTYSGEAFKRLAPTTLDQTARDFGQRYFCILSGMYGLLRPYDLMAPYRLEMGYKLANKAGASLYPFWKGTVTQYLNTMLTNNASEALINLASVEYSKVIDKKALVCPFIDIQFKEEAGDSLKSVAIYAKRARGMMARYLLSNKTTSPAAIVDFQEEGYRHRPELSHTNLLVFTRPKP from the coding sequence ATGATTCTCTTTACCTCATCCAAAGGCCAGGATTACAGCCCATTGACTGTGGTTTGCCCCCGCTCTGAACCAATTTTTCAAGAAAAGGCATTCCAACTCAATAAGTTGCTCGCTTCCCTTCCCCCAGGGCAACTCAAAAAACTCATGGGAATCAGCGATGCTCTCTGCCAGGAAACCGTACAAAAAATTGCAGCCTTTGCAACGGCTTCGCGCAAGCCTGCACTTTTCACCTACAGTGGTGAGGCTTTTAAACGTCTTGCCCCTACCACCTTAGATCAGACTGCACGCGATTTTGGGCAACGCTATTTCTGTATACTCTCAGGCATGTACGGACTCCTGCGCCCTTATGACCTGATGGCGCCCTATCGACTTGAGATGGGCTACAAGCTGGCAAACAAAGCTGGAGCATCGCTCTACCCATTCTGGAAGGGTACGGTAACCCAGTATCTCAATACCATGTTGACCAATAACGCATCCGAGGCCTTAATCAACCTTGCCTCAGTTGAATACAGCAAGGTCATTGATAAAAAGGCCCTTGTTTGCCCCTTCATTGATATTCAATTCAAGGAAGAAGCCGGGGATTCACTCAAATCCGTGGCCATCTATGCCAAACGTGCCCGCGGCATGATGGCGCGCTACCTGCTTTCCAACAAAACAACATCCCCCGCCGCCATCGTCGACTTTCAGGAAGAAGGATACCGCCACCGCCCCGAGCTCTCACACACAAATCTTTTGGTGTTTACCCGACCTAAGCCCTGA
- a CDS encoding TM2 domain-containing protein codes for MEYDHRPTHSIVIGYLAWIFGFFGAHRFYYGKSLSGTIYFLTLGIFFIGWIVDLFLIPMMDREADLRYEPGPIDYNVAWLLLVFLGLFGVHRFYLGKVGTGILYLLTFGFLGLGYIYDLWTLNDQITLLNRRYSREGAGG; via the coding sequence ATGGAATATGACCATCGCCCGACGCACTCTATTGTTATCGGCTATCTGGCCTGGATTTTTGGATTTTTCGGAGCGCATCGATTTTACTACGGAAAATCACTTTCCGGAACCATCTATTTTTTGACCCTGGGGATCTTTTTCATTGGCTGGATCGTTGATCTGTTTTTAATTCCCATGATGGATCGGGAGGCAGATTTGCGCTACGAGCCAGGCCCCATCGATTATAATGTCGCCTGGCTATTGTTGGTATTTTTGGGACTTTTTGGTGTCCATCGTTTTTACCTTGGCAAGGTCGGAACCGGGATTTTGTATCTCCTGACCTTTGGCTTTTTGGGACTGGGCTACATTTATGACCTCTGGACCCTAAACGATCAAATTACTCTTTTGAATAGAAGATATTCTCGTGAGGGGGCAGGTGGATAA